From Impatiens glandulifera chromosome 7, dImpGla2.1, whole genome shotgun sequence:
ttgtaaaatatatttatcggtctcatttgaaaacactttatttattttttttacatggaTGCAGATACTTTGTAAACTAAACTTAGTCAGACACGTAATAATACAGAaacaaaaattctaagtgtttccaaataggaATCTAAATATTCAGAATAAAATGTATATTGGTTGTTTCTCATTCGGAACAAGATACATATACAATAAATTGTTAGTGTTTCCAAATATGCAATctaaatatttagaataaaatgtCATCATTAGTTAACATTTAACTCATTACTGAAATCTACTCATTAGatccaataaaatatttacccGATAATCAAGTAACATGAAGAAGGGGGGGAACTCTAAAAGAGTCATAATAATCTTCTACTGAAGCCTACTCATAAGATCATGTATATTgtcatacaaaattattaaatttcttcTGAAATGAGAAGTTACCTTGAACATGATCACACTGGCTAGAATGGTTAGAGATGTAAACATAACATAGTAAATAGGAGACACAACGGCTGTGTTGAACGTGTCTAGAGCCTGCATCAAAAGGCGAAACAAAACAGGGAAAAGTTAGGTGACATCAATTTAGAAACTACATATAGTAGAACCAAGaaagagataataaaaaaaatgaaacatgaTCTAGCCTATTTGGAACATGATATTTTGACACAATCTAGAACTCAATGAAAATTCGTCCAAGGTTGAAACTgaaagtgatatttttttttcatttggtataagtGTAATTAAATGACATCACAACACAATTGACAAATAAAATTGTGGCtagattacatatttttaagaGACGGGCAAATTTTTGTATGGTAAAAATGTGTTTGGAAATTAAGCTTGACCACAACTATATCATGGGGtgtgatttaaaatattttgacttcTCGTCAAATGTAGTTTTATCTTGATTAAAATCCATATGTAAAAAAACAAGTAACCAAATAGGCTCGATACGTATTCTCGCCAAAGTCAAGGAAATATATTAGTGTACTAATATTTTCCTTTTGTGTGAGTTTCAAAGTAGAGACAAACTAATATGTTCTTACACAAGATACCATCGTGTTAGGTTAGGTTCAAATACATTATACATACATGTCGTTCTTTATTGTGAAATTGATTATAGGTTTATACAAACTAGTTGTAGATTCTAGATTTATCTAACAAAGATTGTGCTGAATCAGTTGTTCAATACAACCAGAAGACATGTGATTGGAAAATGAAGACTCATTAGCTCAGTGGTAGAACACAAGAACTCATGTACGCAGGGTAATGGGTTTGAGTTTTTATATCCAGACCATTTTCAGAAGATAGAAAAagttattggaaaaaaaaatcaggAGAAATCTGTTACCTTATTCAGATAATTCATTTGGGTAATCACACAAGTAGCAACAACAATGGCAAAGGCCCATGTTTGGGGATATATTAGCTGATTCGTTCCTGATAAGGTCAGCTTCAAGGCAATTCCTAGAGCTTTAACACTCATCACCTGCAGACAACAGCCTCAGTTCTTCAAATTAACTATTCTGGAGAACAAACTGCAGGATGATGAGTTGAATTTCTACATCAATACTTACAGACAAAGAACCAACCAATGAACAAACTCCAATGTAGAACATTATATGAGTTTGTCCATATTGAGGGATATAGTGGAATATGAGTACAAAAACAGTTGTCAGCACGATAGTAGCATAGAGAAGAAAACCTGCCAAAGGAATAGGTATCATGACTAACCACCGGAGAAATTGAAGGAAAATAAGTAacattacaaaaacaaatagagCTATTATCTAAATGAATTACCCGGCTCTGTTGCAAGATCCCATACTTCTGTGACCGATTCAATGGTGCGTTCTTGAGGGGCATGTAGAACAATTGTAGTAGAACCCACCACACAGAGAACACAACCAAGAATCCCAAAGATGTGTAGCTTTTCCTTTAACATAACATGAGCAAGTGAAGCACTGTAGAGAATTTGTTAGTGACAATGCAAAATGGAAGCTCCAAACTAAAAATGTAATTCCATAATTTGACATGCCTGATTATAATGCTAAGTGCACCTAGTGGAGTTACCAATATAGCAGGTGCAAATGCATAAGCCGCAAAATTAGCAATTTCTCCAACAATCACTGTtacaaaaagtaaataaattattacaactTCCTTACAAGAacaaaatatgaagaatataaaTGAACTCAATTAGTCTCCAAGGAGCTATCCCTCTTGATCTCTAATAAGAAAGTTGTAAGCATACAAATTGGAATAAACAACTTGgcagattttattttttttcttctgagaTCATATGGGGAAGCAAATCACATTATATAGGTGATAGGTCCAATGCTAAACTATTGCCAATTTAGCCAATTTTAGTTTCATTGAGATACTCCAAATGCAATGTTCATTATTTGGATATCATGGCATTGTAAGAAAGTGAAACATGAAAATAAACCATGAACCCATTCAGAAGTTAATTGTGTATAAGATAAAAGGACTCCCAAGAAAATGTATCATAGATATATCAGCACAAACCAATATTCAAGAATTGCACAGCTTACTTGTGATCATGCCAATCCACCATAATGGTTCAAATAAGTATGAGTAGCCTCCAACACCTGTCAAAAGTGAGTGAATTATTTCAGATAAACAGTTTCTACAGATTTTCCTAAGCCTCTCCATAAAGGTTAACAGCAAGAAAAACCTCTATGTCATGTTCATTTTTGTTAATTAGCCAGACAGGCTTTTCCAGAATACAGTAGATGATGAATATTTGTATCATAAAGCAAATAAATCATCGAGAAGAGCTACTCATTCATAAACATATTCCGATCTAGCATTAGAAGACAGAAACCAAtatgacaaaaatgaagaaatcactagatgaaaatatcaaaactaGTCCAATTCAAGAACACACATTTAAAGTTAGGAATAGTAAAATCAAATCTGGCTGTAATCCAAATATCTGATCTGTCATcagttttataaacaaaaaatggaACCAGTTCAGATCAACCATTACATGCTTCAGATGAACATTGCAATCAAATTATCACCTTTGTATTGGTTCTAAATTCAATTGGCATTGAAAATTTCACAAACCCAAAAAAGATATCAGACTGCAAAGTGATCATCAAATCATTTCTACAATTTGGAAACAAAGAAAGTCAAATTGAGTCAACTACCTGCCCTAATTCCACAAGCGCCAGCCTTTTTCAACCCTTTTTTCTTCACAATGAAGCTTGCGCCAATAAATAAGCTAGAAGACAATGCCAACACCAAACCCTTGATGTTGTCAGCGGACATTCCCTTGTAAGAGTCTACCCAGCTGTGATGGGCTTCCGGCGACGTCACCGCCGCCGCCATAGCAAATCAAATGAAGCCCTGGTTCTAACAAGTCATCTGTAAAACGCTTTGGGTCTGTACCACAAGTCTGCAACCTCGACGACAACTAACTTTCAGCGGGTTTTGCTAGGCGGACGAAAATGTGTCTTCTTGTATACGCTTAGAAATGAAAGTATATAGTGTGGGTTGTCTTTTATATTGTAGGAGAGACAAATTCAGGATGAATATCTGTCGGCGCTAGCGAAAaccagagagagagagagtgtgtATGAGATTAGATTATTGTATGGTGTCAACAGCTGGGACTGATGATTTTCCTTGATTTTGGATCAGGGAAATGACAAACAGAGAGATATGGAAATAAGGAGAGAGGAGGAGGAATAAACTGTTACTAAATGGGTTAAAAGTATGGGTaagtgggtcggtttcggttttTCCATCGAAAAATCTTCTCATTTGTTAGGTCAGTTTTTTAAAATCTTCATAGGTCGGTTTGCGATTAAATATCGGTTGACAGTTAAACGTTGATTCGGTTCAATTTAAACGGCtataaaaaagaaagtaaacaaaatataatgtcATTTTTTGCCATTAAGACTATAAATGACAagtattaaaacaatataaaaatacgtatatatattattggtcGGTTAAACGGATttgaatttatcttttttaaatgtattttgagGCATATATTGAGATTATAATACATTTATGATATATAACAACTTCTCGGATGATTGCTTATAATAAGTTTATGGCATACAACACATTCTCGTTTGTTGATTATTCTGTTCGCCGCGCTTGTTGTCTTATCTCCAAACTCTCTATGCGCTCTTTAATAGCGcgtcaattttttattatttaaaccgTCAATCAAACtagtaaaaatattatgagCGGATTAAAACTCCgccaaaaaaaatgattattttactttttattttttatttttttactgtATTCATTTtgctattttaaaaaaatatattttttaagaaaattagaaTTAGTCCAACATTCATTTCTTaacttaatttaagttatttttaataagatacaactcaaaatatttatatattaaataagccTCTAAAATTAAAAGTacattcaaatataaaaaggaaaaaaagacataataaaattattaggtAATGCAATTGGTTATAAGAACAATAAGAACTCCTAGTTAGAGAACAACATGATTTTTCTGAATAATGACAAAAGCAGCAAATTGTATTTTAGTTCATTTGTTTTATACTAAAATGATGTTGTGATGTtatagagcttgtttgatctttgttttctttttggATTTtgtctaaaaatattatttgagattttaattaatttaataattaaaatattttttatatttaaaatttaaatttaataaaaataaatatattttatttaatgaaattattgatttgaatattaaaattataaaaataatcaataatttttttttataaaaaatcagtaaaattcaaaaacaaaacacaCACATGTGGGTtagttttctaaaataatataaaattaataataatttcaatgtaTTATTGAAGGGTCTATCTTTTTTATGGCCCCACAATGTGGCCTATTTAGAAACCGTATTTTCAATTtcaacttaatatattaaagtgGATTGAGATTtttgccaaaaaaaaaaaatatataattttctatgAAGCATTTAGTTTAAACTTAGATTAaatctaaattcaaataaaatatatattgtgtttTTAAATAGGGTGaattaaaaactttttaaattgaATGATGTTGTGTTCACTTtttaaaagggaaatttgatgaaataacctcATAAGAGAGTTATTACCATATATAGCACgcttttactaatttttttatttttaaccttttgttAAGGCAAAATGTCACTTTTgccctttatttaaaaaaaaaaattgattttctttttattttctctttccttaTCCTTTCTCTCCCGTTCTCTCTTTTCTatttccctctctctctcttttcaacttCCCCCGAAGACGATCGATCAAGCCGAAACATCGACGACGTCCTCTCCTCCGAACCCCGACGAGCCTCCGACAACAAATAAGAGCCTCCGACGAGAATCAGAACTCCAGAACGACGAAAGTGAGTTtatctttcatgttttcccgTTTTAGGTTTAGAGTTttagtgtttattgtttaggtttaggtttattggCTGACTGAATCGTTTTGGGTTGAAAATGCATAtgtcgaaggctgttgcaggctgccgcagacgaatgcgcatttgtcgcaggcgacaactgcgacagatgcgcattcgtctgcgacagccTGCAACAGTCTTCGACATATGCATTTTCAACCTTCGTTCGTTCGTTGCTTCGGAGAAAACTCACATTCAACCTCAACCTTCGTTCGTTCGTTGCTTCGGAGAAAACTCACATTCAACCTCAACCTTCGTTCGTTCTGCTTTTTTCCGTCGTCGggggagaggagaagaagaagaagatgatggtgGCTTCGTTCTGAGTTGCTTCGTTGGTTCTTTCGGCTTCGTCGTCGggggagaggagaagaagaagatggtggCGTTGGTTCCTTCAGTTTCGTCGTCATCGGTCTTCGGGGTAGGGGAAGTTGAAAAGAGAGAAAGCGAGGGAGAGGAGAAAGAAAGGgaaaagaaaatcattttttttttaaaaaaaaaaaataaagggcAAAAGTAACATTTTGCCTTGGCaaaaggttaaaaatgaaaaaattagtaaagACATGCTATATATGGTAATAACTTATGGCCTTGGCTTcaaattttccttttttaaattaaaaaaattaagcaaagaaaataaagaaagcaTAAAAGCATAAGAATAAGTTGGAATAACCCCTCATCCAACATTCACTGATCAATCtcattattcaaaaaattatcaaaaatacaGTCTATATGTTTATAACCTTATTGTTTCTTTATCCAAATAACTTCATTTTCAATAACAAATAACCCAAAGAGATTATCAAATAGCCCAAAGATATAATTAAATCTGAATAGACTTTACAACCATGAAAGATGAACATAGTTCAACAGCAATCTGGAACTATACAAAGTTATCGGGTACACTATAAGGGTTGGGTTAAACCTTagtatatattatgataaaagtTGCACAGCTGCAATGGAAGGGATCTTCTCTCGAAGCTTCTGTGTGACAGCCACCCTCACAGTCATGACACCAGCTGCAGGACCAGTGATTCGAACTTTCACAATCGGATCGTCTATCTTCACAAGCTCAAGCACCCCACCAGCTGCCCCAACTAGATATGGCCTTATTTCTTCAAGAACCTGTATTATTAGTTTCACCACAATCAAGTCAGCCTACAAACAAAGAAAATGTAGAATTTCTTTGGCTCTCGGTAGATTTGGTTCTTGATTGTGAATTCTAGTGTACCAACAAACATGTATGAACAATAAACAATGAATAATGAGATTAGTTGTTCATCTTTTCTTATAGTTGGTAGCCCAATTCCATTCGGTGTCATAAAGTGTATTGGTGTATCTCTTAAGGGACTCTCTATGGAAGCTCAAGTGGTCAAGTGTCATGAACTAAGAGAATGAGGTCTAGGTTTTGTTTAAGTGAAAGCACCTTGACTGAAGTAGAGAGGAGAAACATCTCAATGGGGCGTAATTTTCAAGATGGAGACATTATATATGGCTAACTTATTACAAAGTGCGTGATATTTGTCAATGTGGAGATTGTTGAACATGACTGTTATATGTTTTAGGGTTCATAATTTTAGTGGTTACCTTTTCGATATTTTCTTCATTCATCTCAAGTCCAGTTTCCTCATCCACTATAGGCTCTACAGCAACTATTTCAGGAATCTTTTCCATCAAGCGACGTTCAATCCCCAATTT
This genomic window contains:
- the LOC124944585 gene encoding probable magnesium transporter NIPA4, giving the protein MAAAVTSPEAHHSWVDSYKGMSADNIKGLVLALSSSLFIGASFIVKKKGLKKAGACGIRAGVGGYSYLFEPLWWIGMITMIVGEIANFAAYAFAPAILVTPLGALSIIISASLAHVMLKEKLHIFGILGCVLCVVGSTTIVLHAPQERTIESVTEVWDLATEPGFLLYATIVLTTVFVLIFHYIPQYGQTHIMFYIGVCSLVGSLSVMSVKALGIALKLTLSGTNQLIYPQTWAFAIVVATCVITQMNYLNKALDTFNTAVVSPIYYVMFTSLTILASVIMFKDWDRQNPTQIVTEMCGFVTILSGTFLLHKTKDLGDGLSTSPSMRLPKYADEDAFLQEGIPLKRQDSLRSP